A genomic window from Vigna radiata var. radiata cultivar VC1973A chromosome 2, Vradiata_ver6, whole genome shotgun sequence includes:
- the LOC106756281 gene encoding 26S proteasome non-ATPase regulatory subunit 2 homolog A, with protein MAPDPNRAGTSASTSAAKDDAVSKKKVENEDLSDEDLALKQQLDLYVERVQDADPGLQKVALESMRQEIRTSTSSMTSVPKPLKFLRPHYGTLKTYYETMAESDLKKYLADILSVLALTMSAEGERESLKYRLLGSEGDIGSWGHEYVRNLAGEIAQEYAKRQSEETPIDDLMELVQQIVAFHMKHNAEPEAVDLLMEVEDLGMLSAHVDKTNFKRTCLYLTSSARYLPGPDDMLVLDIAYSIYKQFEEYPNALQIALFMDNMQHVRDVFISCNDVLRKKQFCYMLARHGITFELDEEMAADDDREMFQDIINNSKLSEGYLTLARDIEVTEPKSPEDIYKAHLLDGRASAGASVDSARQNLAATFVNAFVNAGFGQDKLMTVPSDSSSSASSGNWLFKNKEHGKTSAAASLGMILLWDVDSGLAQLDKYFHSNDNHVIAGALLGVGIVNCSIKNDCDPAMALLGDYTDKEDTSIRIGAIMGLGIAYAGSQNEQLREKLTGVLNDSKASLDVLAFTAISLGLIFVGSCNEEIAQAIIYTLMDRSESELGEPLTRLLPLGLGLLYLGKQDSVEATAEVSKTFNEKIRKYCDMTLLSCAYAGTGNVLKVQNLLGHCSQHLDKGETHQGPAVLGIAMVAMAEELGLEMAIRSLEHLLQYGEQNIRRAVPLSLGLLCISNPKVNVMDTLSRLSHDTDSEVAMAAVISLGLIGAGTNNARIAGMLRNLSSYYYKDTSLLFCVRIAQGLVHLGKGLLTLNPYHSDRFLLSPTALAGLITMLHACLDMKAIVLGKYHYVLYFLVLAMQPRMLLTVDENLKPLSVPVRVGQAVDVVGQAGRPKTITGFQTHSTPVLLAAGDRAELATEKYLPLSPILEGFVILKENPDYREE; from the exons ATGGCGCCCGATCCTAACCGCGCCGGCACCAGCGCCAGCACCAGTGCGGCCAAAGACGACGCCGTTTCAAAGAAGAAGGTCGAGAACGAAGATCTG TCCGATGAGGATTTGGCGTTGAAGCAACAGCTAGACCTTTACGTGGAGAGGGTTCAAGATGCCGACCCGGGATTGCAAAAGGTTGCACTCGAGAGCATGAG GCAAGAAATTCGAACTTCCACGAGCTCTATGACTTCCGTTCCTAAACCCTTGAAGTTTCTTCGCCCGCATTATGGAACTCTTAAGACGTATTATGAAACTATGGCGGAGTCTGATTTGAAG AAGTACCTTGCAGATATATTGTCGGTTTTGGCGCTTACAATGTCTGCCGAAGGAGAACGC GAAAGCCTCAAGTATAGATTACTGGGTTCAGAGGGGGATATTGGTTCCTGGGGCCATGAGTATGTTAG GAATCTGGCCGGAGAGATTGCCCAAGAATATGCCAAACGGCAG AGTGAAGAGACTCCCATAGATGATCTCATGGAACTCGTGCAACAAATAGTTGCTTTTCACATGAAG CATAATGCTGAACCTGAAGCTGTGGATCTTTTGATGGAG GTTGAAGACCTTGGCATGTTGAGTGCACATGTTgacaaaacaaattttaaaagaacttgCCTATATCTCACCAGTTCAGCAAG ATACCTCCCAGGGCCAGATGATATGCTAGTTTTGGACATTGcatattcaatttataaacaatttGAAGAATATCCAAATGCACTCCAAATTGCATTGTTCATGGATAACATGCAG CATGTGAGGGACGTTTTCATCTCTTGTAATGATGTGCTGCGAAAGAAGCAATTCTGTTACATGCTTGCACGTCAT GGAATTACTTTTGAGCTTGATGAGGAGATGGCTGCAGATGATGACAGAGAAATGTTTCAGGATATTATCAACAATTCTAAGTTAAGTGAAGGATATCTCACCCTTGCTCGTGATATCGAAGTTACAGAGCCCAAGTCCCCTGAGGATATATACAAG GCACACTTGCTTGATGGCCGGGCTAGTGCTGGTGCAAGTGTTGATTCAGCTAGACAGAACCTTGCTGCAACTTTTGTTAATGCATTTGTAAATGCTGGCTTTGGTCAG GATAAATTAATGACTGTTCCTTCAGATTCTTCAAGTAGTGCTTCATCTGGAAATtggcttttcaaaaataaggaGCATGGGAAGACTAGTGCTGCAGCTAGTCTG GGTATGATTTTGCTGTGGGACGTTGACTCTGGACTTGCTCAACTTGACAAGTACTTCCATAGTAATGATAATCATGTCATTGCTGGTGCATTATTGGGAGTCGGAATTGTCAATTGTAGTATCAAGAACGACTGTGATCCT GCAATGGCACTTCTTGGTGATTATACAGATAAAGAAGACACATCAATCAGGATTGGTGCTATAATGGGTTTGGGTATTGCATATGCTGGTTCTCAGAATGAGCAG TTACGTGAGAAATTGACAGGTGTACTGAATGATTCTAAAGCATCACTTGATGTGCTTGCTTTCACTGCTATTTCTCTGGGCTTGATCTTTGTGGGTTCTTGCAATGAGGAAATTGCCCAAGCAATTATATACACACTAATGGACAGGAGTGAGTCAGAGTTAGGAGAGCCCCTTACCCGGCTCTTACCTCTTGGCCTTGGTCTTCTATATCTTGGGAAGCAG GACAGTGTTGAGGCAACTGCCGAAGTTTCAAAgacttttaatgaaaaaattagaaagtatTGTGACATGACGCTTCTGTCATGTGCCTATGCTGGAACTGGAAATGTTCTCAAG GTCCAGAATCTCTTGGGTCATTGTTCACAACATCTTGATAAAGGTGAAACTCACCAAGGTCCTGCTGTGCTTGGAATTGCTATGGTAGCCATGGCTGAAGAACTGGGACTTGAGATGGCAATTCGATCATTAGAACATCTTCTACAGTATGGAGAGCAGAATATTCGTAGAGCAGTTCCTCTATCACTAGGTCTACTTTGCATATCAAATCCAAAG GTCAATGTTATGGATACCTTAAGCAGACTGAGCCATGATACGGATTCAGAAGTAGCTATG GCGGCAGTAATTTCCTTGGGTCTAATAGGTGCTGGAACGAACAATGCCCGAATTGCTGGCATGCTTCGTAATCTTTCAAGTTATTACTACAAGGATACCAGCCTTCTATTTTGT GTGCGGATTGCCCAAGGTCTTGTGCATTTGGGAAAGGGCTTATTAACACTTAATCCATATCATTCTGATCGTTTCCTACTATCACC GACAGCACTTGCCGGACTAATAACCATGTTACACGCATGCCTAGATATGAAAGCTATTGTGTTGGGGAAATATCACTATGTTCTGTACTTCCTCGTTTTGGCAATGCAG CCAAGGATGTTGCTGACTGTGGATGAGAACTTGAAGCCTTTATCAGTGCCAGTTCGTGTTGGCCAAGCAGTAGATGTTGTTGGACAAGCCGGTCGTCCTAAAACAATTACTGGCTTTCAGACCCACTCCACCCCTGTTCTCCTGGCTGCTGGGGACAGGGCAGAGCTGGCAACGGAAAA atACCTTCCCCTATCGCCAATTCTTGAaggttttgtaattttgaaggAGAATCCAGATTATAGGGAAGAGTGA